In a single window of the Candidatus Binatia bacterium genome:
- the msrB gene encoding peptide-methionine (R)-S-oxide reductase MsrB, whose product MKHEATPEVQKSEEEWRAQLGPERYHILREAGTETPFTGKLLQVSDDGTYLCGACGHPLFKADSKFESHCGWPSFTRPEEQENVRLLDDYSHGMHRVEVRCKRCDSHLGHVFDDGPGPEGTRYCINSASLDFQPSSPA is encoded by the coding sequence ATGAAGCACGAGGCAACCCCGGAAGTCCAAAAAAGCGAGGAGGAGTGGCGCGCCCAACTCGGCCCAGAACGCTACCACATCCTGCGCGAGGCCGGCACCGAGACCCCGTTCACGGGGAAGCTGCTCCAGGTCAGCGATGACGGAACCTATCTCTGCGGGGCGTGCGGCCACCCTCTCTTTAAGGCCGATTCCAAATTCGAGTCGCACTGCGGCTGGCCGAGCTTCACGCGTCCCGAGGAACAGGAGAACGTGCGCCTGCTCGACGATTACAGTCACGGCATGCACCGCGTCGAGGTGCGGTGTAAGCGCTGCGACTCGCACCTCGGGCACGTCTTCGACGACGGACCCGGCCCCGAAGGAACGCGCTACTGTATAAACTCGGCATCGCTCGACTTTCAGCCCTCGTCGCCGGCGTAG
- a CDS encoding alkaline phosphatase family protein, producing the protein MLSRRVFACIVLAATAACSTSASFSNAGAMLPAMQRSPVRFANGKTPIKHVVFIIQENRSFENFFAGFPGADAPLYGFALHSHRRVKVPLHQTDFETNPNLPHTWQAAITGWHKGKMDGFHTGPGMNFAAYAYAEHSQIGPYWAMAQQYVLADKMFPDEFGGSYVVHMMAVAANDDLSPTEALVNQPTHAPEDCDSPPQTRSSLVNIYRQVGRGNGPFPCFTQFDSLANVLDDAGVSWRFYIKRHLNGGLYSPFEALSYVRYGPDWDRNIIAPQTRVLTDIKRGRLAAVTWVTPSRNDSDLPGTHSDHGPSWVTAIVNEIGESKFWKSTAIVVVWDEWGGWYDNVPPPQLDFRGLGIRVPCLIISPYAKEGTSGAGYVSHTQYEYASVLKFVEEIFDLPPIGPGSQGYADTRANSIADSFDFSQSPRAFTPFGSKYPASYFINEPPSDASVDDE; encoded by the coding sequence ATGCTTTCGAGACGTGTTTTCGCTTGCATCGTGCTCGCAGCAACGGCCGCCTGTTCGACGAGCGCCTCGTTCTCCAACGCGGGGGCGATGCTGCCCGCCATGCAGAGATCGCCGGTTCGCTTCGCCAACGGCAAGACGCCGATCAAGCACGTCGTCTTCATCATTCAAGAGAATCGCAGCTTTGAGAACTTCTTCGCCGGATTCCCCGGCGCGGACGCCCCGTTGTACGGCTTCGCGCTGCACAGCCACAGACGCGTGAAGGTCCCGCTGCACCAGACGGACTTCGAGACCAACCCGAACCTGCCGCATACGTGGCAGGCGGCGATCACCGGATGGCACAAAGGGAAGATGGACGGTTTCCACACCGGCCCCGGCATGAATTTTGCCGCCTACGCGTACGCGGAGCACTCGCAGATCGGGCCCTATTGGGCGATGGCTCAGCAGTACGTGCTCGCCGATAAGATGTTCCCCGACGAGTTCGGGGGCAGTTATGTCGTCCACATGATGGCCGTCGCGGCCAACGACGATCTCAGCCCAACCGAAGCGCTGGTCAATCAGCCGACGCACGCGCCCGAAGATTGCGACTCGCCGCCGCAGACGCGCAGCTCGCTCGTCAACATCTATCGGCAGGTCGGGCGCGGCAACGGGCCGTTCCCATGCTTCACGCAGTTCGACTCGCTCGCCAACGTCCTCGACGACGCCGGCGTATCGTGGCGGTTCTATATCAAGCGCCACCTCAACGGCGGGCTCTACTCGCCGTTCGAAGCGCTCTCCTACGTTCGTTACGGTCCCGACTGGGATAGGAATATCATCGCCCCGCAGACGCGCGTGCTTACGGATATCAAACGCGGCCGTCTCGCCGCGGTGACGTGGGTAACGCCGAGCCGCAACGACTCCGATCTTCCCGGCACCCACAGCGACCACGGGCCGTCGTGGGTTACCGCGATCGTCAACGAGATCGGCGAGAGCAAGTTCTGGAAATCCACTGCGATCGTCGTCGTGTGGGACGAATGGGGGGGCTGGTACGACAACGTGCCTCCACCGCAGCTTGACTTCCGCGGACTAGGGATTCGCGTTCCCTGTTTGATCATCTCGCCGTATGCGAAGGAAGGGACGTCCGGAGCCGGATACGTCTCGCACACGCAATACGAGTACGCGAGCGTTTTGAAGTTCGTCGAAGAGATCTTCGATCTGCCGCCGATCGGACCTGGCTCGCAAGGCTACGCCGACACGCGAGCCAACAGCATCGCCGATAGTTTCGACTTTTCGCAGAGCCCGCGCGCCTTCACGCCGTTCGGCTCGAAATATCCGGCGTCGTACTTCATCAACGAGCCGCCGTCGGACGCTTCGGTGGACGACGAGTAG
- a CDS encoding MerR family transcriptional regulator — METRGGDLKMVKEFAAAAGVTVRTLHLYDRIGLLKPAALSDSGYRRYGKAELGRLEQILALRFLGFSLDQIKELLGGSSPPLVAALQMQRELIARRKEKLESALAAIDEARRVLLRGEPADFWATLRNVIEVFKVQNDWEWTKKFYSEEAREKLEELQRNAPELVEQGQRAWAALLAEVEAAAARAVDPGSDEARELAARWRALLEAFTQGNAEIVRGLSRLWSDSANWPSEFARPWSDAADAFIKKAMER, encoded by the coding sequence ATGGAGACGCGGGGCGGCGACCTGAAGATGGTCAAGGAGTTCGCCGCGGCGGCGGGCGTCACGGTCCGCACGCTGCATCTGTACGATCGGATCGGACTGCTCAAACCGGCGGCCCTGAGCGATTCGGGATACCGCCGTTACGGCAAAGCCGAGCTGGGGCGCCTGGAACAGATTCTCGCGCTGCGTTTCCTTGGATTTAGTCTCGATCAAATCAAGGAGCTGCTCGGAGGATCGAGCCCGCCGCTGGTTGCGGCTCTGCAAATGCAGCGCGAATTGATCGCGCGGCGGAAAGAGAAGCTCGAATCGGCCTTGGCGGCGATCGACGAAGCGCGGCGCGTTCTGTTGCGCGGCGAACCGGCCGATTTTTGGGCGACGCTCCGAAACGTCATTGAGGTGTTCAAAGTGCAAAACGATTGGGAATGGACGAAGAAGTTCTACTCCGAGGAGGCGCGCGAGAAGCTCGAAGAGTTGCAGCGCAACGCCCCCGAGCTCGTCGAGCAAGGTCAACGCGCGTGGGCCGCGCTGCTCGCGGAGGTCGAGGCGGCGGCCGCGCGAGCGGTCGATCCCGGCAGCGACGAGGCCCGGGAACTCGCCGCGCGATGGCGGGCGCTGCTCGAAGCGTTCACGCAAGGAAACGCCGAGATCGTGCGCGGATTGAGCCGGCTTTGGTCGGATTCGGCCAACTGGCCGAGCGAATTCGCACGGCCATGGAGCGACGCGGCAGACGCCTTCATCAAGAAGGCGATGGAGCGCTGA
- a CDS encoding amino acid racemase, giving the protein MVACSAEGAALCYRTICSEGDAMLGEHAHPEISMHTPSFAEYCERMERDDWNGVAELMLDSARKLAKAGADFLICPDNTIHQALPIIAERSPLPWLHIAEVVADEAGARGYRRLGLLGTRWLVESDVYPRSLERRGIEFERPTATERDEMNDVIMDELVCGRTPPEALRCFRRVIERMKDAGCDAVVLGCTEIPLVVGDANSPLPALDSTRLLARAALRRATGSG; this is encoded by the coding sequence ATCGTCGCCTGCTCCGCGGAAGGGGCGGCGCTCTGCTATCGCACGATCTGCTCGGAGGGCGACGCGATGCTCGGCGAGCACGCGCACCCGGAGATCTCGATGCACACTCCGTCCTTCGCGGAGTACTGCGAACGCATGGAGCGCGACGATTGGAACGGCGTCGCCGAGCTGATGCTCGACTCGGCCCGTAAACTCGCGAAAGCCGGCGCCGACTTCCTGATCTGTCCCGATAACACGATCCATCAAGCGCTCCCGATTATCGCGGAGCGCTCGCCGCTTCCGTGGCTGCACATCGCGGAGGTCGTCGCCGACGAGGCCGGCGCCCGCGGATACCGGCGGCTCGGGCTGCTGGGAACGCGCTGGCTCGTCGAGAGCGATGTCTATCCGCGTTCGCTCGAGCGACGCGGCATCGAGTTCGAGCGCCCGACCGCAACGGAACGCGACGAGATGAACGACGTCATCATGGACGAGCTGGTCTGCGGGCGGACGCCACCCGAAGCGCTGCGTTGCTTTCGGCGCGTCATCGAACGCATGAAGGATGCGGGATGCGATGCCGTCGTGCTTGGCTGCACCGAGATTCCGCTCGTCGTCGGCGACGCGAACTCGCCGCTGCCGGCGCTCGACTCGACCCGGCTCTTGGCGCGCGCGGCGCTGCGCCGCGCGACCGGCTCGGGCTAG